A single genomic interval of Alcaligenes sp. SDU_A2 harbors:
- a CDS encoding Bug family tripartite tricarboxylate transporter substrate binding protein encodes MSLFARSRRLIYSSLLGLACAALMPTVSTAQSSWPERPIQMVVPFPAGSSPDALARAIAEPLAQNLGQPVIVDNRPGAGGNIGTRFVAHAKPDGYTLLLTINGPMVTAPTLYKNTLGYDPLKDLQPISMIGTSPNVLVVPADSPANTVQEFIDLAKSRPGELNYGSVGPGSSAHLAMAMLENAADIRLEQIPYSGFPQILTAIIAGDIDAAFMVPGIAMPQVQAGKVKALAITSLKPSELLPGLPTMVQAGQKQFEAISWDAFFVPSNTPDDIVARLNKEVTAVLQREDIKAKLNAFYFSSEPSTPQAMTDKILADKARWDAVIDRLKLSLD; translated from the coding sequence ATGTCATTGTTCGCACGCTCTCGCCGCCTGATCTACTCGTCCTTGCTGGGGCTGGCCTGCGCCGCTCTTATGCCTACCGTCTCGACCGCTCAGTCCAGCTGGCCCGAGCGCCCTATCCAAATGGTCGTGCCCTTTCCAGCCGGATCGTCGCCCGATGCCTTAGCGCGCGCCATCGCCGAGCCCCTGGCCCAGAACCTGGGCCAACCCGTCATCGTGGATAACCGCCCTGGTGCGGGCGGCAATATCGGCACGCGTTTCGTCGCCCATGCCAAGCCCGACGGCTATACGCTACTGTTGACCATCAATGGCCCTATGGTGACGGCACCGACTTTGTACAAGAACACCCTAGGCTACGATCCGCTCAAGGACCTGCAGCCTATTTCCATGATAGGCACCAGCCCGAATGTCCTGGTCGTTCCGGCCGACTCGCCGGCCAATACGGTTCAGGAATTTATTGATCTGGCCAAATCCCGTCCAGGCGAACTGAACTACGGCTCGGTCGGCCCAGGCAGCTCCGCTCACCTGGCTATGGCCATGCTGGAAAACGCAGCCGATATCCGTCTTGAGCAAATCCCCTACTCCGGCTTTCCGCAGATTCTGACCGCCATCATCGCCGGCGATATCGACGCCGCCTTCATGGTGCCCGGCATCGCCATGCCCCAGGTTCAGGCCGGCAAAGTCAAGGCGCTGGCCATTACCTCGTTGAAACCCAGCGAACTGCTGCCCGGACTGCCCACCATGGTACAGGCCGGCCAGAAACAATTCGAGGCCATCTCCTGGGACGCTTTCTTCGTGCCAAGCAACACACCCGACGATATCGTTGCGCGCCTGAACAAAGAAGTTACCGCCGTCCTGCAGCGCGAGGACATCAAAGCCAAGCTCAACGCTTTTTACTTCTCGTCCGAACCATCCACGCCCCAAGCCATGACAGACAAGATCCTGGCCGACAAAGCGCGCTGGGATGCCGTAATCGACCGCCTGAAGCTGTCACTGGACTAA
- a CDS encoding tRNA (cytidine(34)-2'-O)-methyltransferase: protein MFHIVLVSPEIPPNTGNVIRLAANTGSVLHLVRPLGFELEDSKLRRAGLDYHEWAQVQVHDTLQEALQASAAAPGRCFALTTRGSHLIAEQAFRPGDVFVFGRETAGLSAEQLAVFPPAQRIRLPMMAGQRSLNLSNAVAVCVFEAWRQASYEGGV from the coding sequence ATGTTTCATATCGTGCTGGTTTCGCCCGAAATTCCTCCCAATACGGGCAATGTGATCCGGCTGGCCGCCAACACAGGCAGTGTCTTGCATCTGGTGCGACCCTTGGGGTTCGAGCTGGAGGACAGCAAGCTGCGGCGCGCCGGACTGGATTATCACGAATGGGCGCAGGTACAGGTGCACGACACCTTGCAAGAGGCCTTGCAGGCCAGCGCGGCAGCTCCCGGGCGCTGTTTCGCCTTGACCACAAGAGGCAGCCATCTGATTGCCGAGCAGGCTTTCCGGCCGGGCGATGTCTTTGTGTTCGGTCGCGAGACGGCGGGCTTGTCGGCAGAACAATTGGCCGTGTTTCCCCCGGCGCAGCGCATTCGCCTGCCCATGATGGCCGGTCAGCGCAGCCTGAACCTGTCCAACGCGGTGGCGGTCTGTGTGTTTGAGGCCTGGCGGCAAGCGTCGTACGAAGGTGGGGTTTAA
- a CDS encoding ComF family protein produces MAHPLIRRDLQPLALWRHFPARPCVLCGLRSCAGALCPLCRETLRLSAQRMRCPRCALALPPLGLLSCPDCAAGQVALQAAVAAFDYEHPGDMLVHGLKILHQLELVPVLADLMVAQWQVHGPGLDKHAWIIPVPARRRALRERGFSPSALLAHQVARRLFVRMCPVVVRWNREGAGVQKRLGRRARRAAMRDAFVLSARLDGRDVLLVDDVLTTGATLDALARTCRLAGARSVCALVAARAPWRPVSSLSF; encoded by the coding sequence ATGGCGCATCCACTGATACGGCGCGACCTGCAACCCTTGGCCTTGTGGCGTCATTTCCCGGCCCGTCCCTGCGTGTTGTGCGGCTTGCGGTCCTGTGCCGGGGCCTTGTGCCCCTTATGCAGGGAAACCTTGCGGCTATCGGCGCAGCGCATGCGCTGCCCGCGCTGCGCACTGGCTTTGCCGCCTTTGGGCTTGCTGTCTTGTCCGGATTGCGCAGCGGGACAGGTTGCGCTGCAGGCAGCGGTGGCCGCGTTTGACTACGAACACCCTGGCGATATGTTGGTTCATGGGCTTAAAATTTTGCATCAACTGGAGCTGGTGCCGGTTCTGGCCGATCTGATGGTGGCTCAATGGCAAGTGCATGGGCCGGGCCTGGACAAGCATGCCTGGATAATTCCTGTACCGGCCAGAAGGCGGGCCTTGCGCGAACGCGGCTTCAGCCCCAGTGCTTTATTGGCGCATCAGGTGGCTAGGCGCTTGTTTGTGCGCATGTGCCCGGTAGTCGTGCGCTGGAACCGTGAAGGCGCTGGTGTGCAGAAGCGCTTGGGCCGACGGGCGCGTCGGGCTGCCATGCGTGATGCGTTCGTGCTGTCCGCCCGGTTGGATGGGCGCGATGTTTTGCTGGTGGACGATGTGCTGACCACCGGTGCCACCCTGGATGCGCTGGCGCGGACCTGCCGTCTTGCCGGAGCGCGCTCTGTGTGCGCACTGGTGGCGGCAAGGGCTCCGTGGCGGCCAGTTTCATCTTTGTCGTTTTAG
- a CDS encoding methyltransferase domain-containing protein gives MSSLPSLPIDSAHVEQQFDRRAPLDQAQFLYGEIAQRMLSRLALIRLQPTHILDAGCGSSHALEPLRSRYPDMQYTGLDRSARLLASARERYQARPSLWQRLRNQPTPAANWVQADLAHSGLPAESQELIWSNMALHWHPEPHRVLEEWRRLLKPDTLVMFSCLGPGSLAELRSAMAMADLGTHSMEFVDMHDFGDLLLENGFADPVMDQEIITLTYRNAEKLLNDLHVLGGNPHTQRKRGLSGRQWRERLVQALDKQRHMDGTLHLTLEVAYGHAWRARSRRSVQGEVSVPISTISRRPKPSLD, from the coding sequence ATGTCCTCCCTACCCTCGCTGCCTATCGATTCCGCCCATGTCGAACAACAATTCGACCGTCGCGCTCCATTGGATCAAGCCCAGTTCCTGTATGGCGAGATCGCCCAGCGCATGCTGTCACGACTGGCCTTGATACGCTTGCAACCGACCCATATCCTGGATGCAGGCTGTGGTTCCAGCCATGCGCTGGAACCGCTGCGTTCGCGTTACCCCGACATGCAATACACCGGCCTGGATCGCAGCGCGCGGCTGCTGGCCAGCGCACGCGAGCGTTACCAGGCCAGGCCCAGCCTGTGGCAACGCCTGCGCAATCAGCCTACGCCGGCGGCAAACTGGGTGCAGGCCGATCTGGCACATAGCGGCCTGCCGGCCGAAAGCCAGGAATTAATCTGGTCCAATATGGCTCTGCACTGGCATCCAGAACCGCATCGTGTACTGGAAGAGTGGCGACGTCTGCTCAAACCTGACACCCTGGTCATGTTCTCCTGCCTGGGCCCCGGCTCACTGGCCGAATTGCGCAGCGCTATGGCGATGGCCGATCTGGGCACGCACAGCATGGAATTTGTGGACATGCACGATTTCGGCGACCTGCTGCTGGAAAACGGCTTTGCCGATCCGGTCATGGATCAGGAAATCATCACCCTGACGTATCGCAACGCCGAAAAATTACTGAACGACCTGCACGTCCTGGGCGGCAATCCACACACCCAGCGCAAGCGTGGTTTAAGCGGCCGACAGTGGCGCGAACGTCTTGTGCAGGCGCTGGACAAGCAACGCCACATGGACGGTACCTTGCACCTGACCCTGGAGGTCGCCTATGGCCACGCCTGGCGCGCCCGCAGCCGCCGCAGCGTGCAAGGCGAAGTCAGCGTGCCGATCTCCACCATCAGCCGCCGCCCCAAGCCTTCATTGGACTGA
- a CDS encoding 6,7-dimethyl-8-ribityllumazine synthase, with protein MNSITPANHLAPRIAFIQACWHKDIVDQARLGFIDEIRNLGQDPEHIDFFEVGGAFEIPLHARRLARSGQYAAIVAAGLVVDGGIYRHDFVATAVIQGLMQVQLETDVPVFSVVLTPHHFHDGQEHHDYFHRHFVLKGREAARTCLDTVNKLQALPDAMRMPAL; from the coding sequence ATGAACAGCATCACCCCCGCCAACCATCTGGCCCCCCGTATTGCCTTCATTCAAGCCTGCTGGCACAAAGACATCGTGGATCAGGCACGTCTAGGCTTTATCGACGAAATCCGCAACCTGGGGCAAGACCCCGAGCATATCGACTTCTTTGAAGTGGGCGGCGCGTTCGAGATTCCCCTGCATGCCCGTCGCCTGGCTCGTTCAGGCCAGTATGCAGCCATCGTAGCGGCAGGACTGGTAGTGGACGGCGGAATCTACCGCCACGACTTTGTTGCCACCGCCGTGATCCAGGGCTTGATGCAAGTACAGCTGGAGACCGATGTTCCCGTGTTTTCGGTGGTGCTAACCCCCCATCACTTCCATGACGGGCAGGAACATCACGACTACTTCCATCGCCACTTCGTCCTTAAAGGGCGCGAAGCCGCCCGCACCTGCCTGGACACCGTGAATAAACTGCAGGCTTTGCCCGATGCGATGCGCATGCCCGCCCTGTAG
- a CDS encoding response regulator, with protein sequence MARILVVDDEIGIRELLSEILYDEGHSVQLAENAAQAREARLRGRPDLVLLDIWMPDTDGVSLLKEWASQGLLDMPVVMMSGHATVDTAVEATRIGAVDFLEKPITMQRLLKTVSSGLERTVAPKALVAAARPAINGTERRADAPVASLAAGQVPAAVAPEPEVDESQLGSISLDLPLREARDEFERIYFEYHLRRENHSMTRVSERTGLERTHLYRKLKQLGIDSSRKRNQS encoded by the coding sequence ATGGCCAGAATTCTGGTAGTTGATGACGAAATCGGCATTCGCGAACTCTTGTCGGAAATCCTATACGACGAGGGACACAGCGTTCAGCTGGCGGAAAATGCCGCCCAGGCTCGCGAGGCGCGCTTGCGTGGTCGTCCCGATCTGGTCTTGCTCGATATTTGGATGCCGGATACCGACGGCGTCAGCCTGCTCAAGGAGTGGGCATCGCAAGGTTTATTGGACATGCCCGTCGTCATGATGAGCGGCCATGCCACGGTGGATACGGCAGTGGAGGCCACACGCATCGGTGCGGTGGATTTCCTGGAAAAGCCCATTACCATGCAGCGTCTGCTCAAGACCGTCTCTTCGGGGCTGGAGCGTACGGTTGCACCTAAGGCGCTGGTGGCAGCGGCACGTCCTGCCATCAACGGCACAGAGCGTCGTGCCGATGCACCGGTCGCGTCTCTTGCTGCGGGTCAGGTGCCGGCGGCAGTGGCACCCGAACCTGAAGTGGACGAATCTCAGTTGGGTAGTATTTCCCTGGATTTGCCGCTGCGCGAGGCCCGCGACGAATTTGAACGCATTTATTTTGAATACCACTTGCGCCGCGAAAATCACAGCATGACGCGTGTTTCCGAACGTACCGGCCTGGAGCGGACGCACTTGTATCGTAAGCTCAAGCAACTGGGCATCGATTCATCCCGCAAGCGTAACCAGTCTTGA